The Solibacillus sp. FSL W7-1436 genome window below encodes:
- a CDS encoding GNAT family N-acetyltransferase yields the protein MILIKELTTLEEMQQVQVLEQQIWQISPLPTHQTLTAVKHGGIMVGAYEGETLVGFSYGFAALNNGKTYLCSHMLGIDEAYRSQKIGEKLKNAQREIAIQKGYDLMVWTFDPLETRNGYLNLTKLNGICDTYLENCYGEMQDGFNKGLPSDRFEVHWYLTSDYVAQSIQPDFENPVPVGEMVWEQESLCKIKLHNVDFTKPVYALPVPKDFQQLKASSQQHAMHWRLVVREACQALFAAGYAAVRLQQQEAWNEYIFVRKDTLALGGTQS from the coding sequence ATGATTTTAATAAAAGAACTAACGACACTAGAAGAAATGCAGCAAGTGCAAGTGCTTGAGCAGCAAATTTGGCAAATATCCCCCCTGCCGACACATCAAACATTAACAGCGGTCAAGCATGGCGGCATTATGGTAGGAGCCTATGAAGGCGAAACACTAGTCGGCTTTAGTTACGGCTTTGCGGCACTCAATAATGGCAAAACCTATTTATGTTCACATATGCTTGGCATTGATGAGGCCTATCGTTCTCAAAAAATCGGGGAAAAGTTGAAAAATGCGCAGCGTGAAATCGCAATTCAAAAAGGCTATGACCTGATGGTATGGACATTTGATCCACTTGAAACACGCAATGGTTATTTAAATCTAACAAAGCTTAACGGCATTTGTGATACGTACCTGGAAAACTGTTATGGCGAAATGCAGGATGGCTTTAATAAAGGTTTACCATCGGATCGTTTTGAGGTGCATTGGTATTTAACGTCTGATTATGTAGCGCAGTCTATCCAACCTGATTTCGAAAATCCGGTACCGGTTGGTGAAATGGTTTGGGAGCAGGAAAGTTTATGCAAGATCAAGTTACATAACGTAGATTTCACGAAGCCTGTTTATGCTTTACCTGTTCCAAAGGATTTCCAACAATTAAAGGCTTCGAGTCAGCAGCATGCGATGCACTGGCGATTAGTTGTGAGAGAAGCTTGCCAGGCATTATTTGCAGCGGGCTACGCAGCTGTTCGCTTGCAGCAGCAGGAAGCGTGGAATGAATATATTTTTGTACGAAAAGACACATTAGCACTTGGAGGCACGCAATCATGA